In Streptomyces nodosus, one DNA window encodes the following:
- a CDS encoding class II fumarate hydratase, which translates to MSEYRIEHDSMGEVRVPADAKWRAQTQRAVENFPVSGQRIERAHIEALARIKAAAAKVNAELGVLDQEIAEAVQEAAAEVADGRWDEHFPVDVFQTGSGTSSNMNANEVIATLAGERLGRDVHPNDHVNASQSSNDVFPSSLHIAATAAVTHDLVPALEHLAASLERKADEFADVVKAGRTHLMDATPVTLGQEFGGYAAQVRYGVERLTASLPRLAELPLGGTAVGTGINTPPGFSAAVISEVARATGLPLTEARNHFEAQGARDAVVETSGQLRTVAVGLTKIANDLRWMASGPRTGLAEIELPDLQPGSSIMPGKVNPVVPEAVLMVAAQVVGNDVTIATAGASGTFELNVMMPVIAKNVLESIRLLANASRLLADRTVDGIVAHRERALEYAESSPSVVTPLNRYLGYEEAAKVAKKALAERKTVRQVVLESGYVERGDLTAAQLDEALDVLRMTHP; encoded by the coding sequence ATGAGCGAATACCGCATCGAGCACGACTCCATGGGCGAGGTACGGGTCCCCGCCGACGCCAAGTGGCGGGCGCAGACCCAGCGGGCCGTGGAGAACTTCCCCGTCTCCGGGCAGCGGATCGAGCGGGCGCACATCGAGGCGCTGGCGCGGATCAAGGCCGCCGCGGCCAAGGTCAACGCGGAGCTCGGGGTGCTCGACCAGGAGATCGCCGAGGCCGTCCAGGAGGCCGCCGCGGAGGTCGCCGACGGCCGGTGGGACGAGCACTTCCCGGTCGATGTCTTCCAGACCGGGTCCGGGACCTCGTCCAACATGAACGCCAACGAAGTGATCGCCACCCTCGCCGGTGAGCGGCTCGGCAGGGACGTCCACCCCAACGACCATGTGAACGCCTCCCAGTCGTCCAACGACGTCTTCCCCTCCTCCCTCCATATCGCCGCCACCGCCGCCGTCACCCATGACCTGGTGCCCGCGCTCGAGCACCTCGCGGCCTCCCTCGAACGCAAGGCCGACGAGTTCGCCGATGTGGTGAAGGCGGGGCGGACCCATCTCATGGACGCGACGCCCGTCACCCTTGGACAGGAGTTCGGTGGCTACGCCGCCCAGGTGCGCTACGGCGTGGAGCGGCTGACCGCCTCCCTGCCGCGACTCGCCGAGCTGCCGCTGGGCGGCACCGCCGTCGGGACCGGTATCAACACCCCGCCCGGTTTCTCCGCCGCCGTGATCTCGGAGGTCGCCCGGGCCACCGGGCTGCCGCTCACCGAGGCCCGCAACCACTTCGAGGCCCAGGGCGCCCGGGACGCCGTGGTGGAGACCAGCGGACAGCTCAGGACCGTCGCCGTCGGGCTGACCAAGATCGCGAACGATCTCCGGTGGATGGCGTCCGGACCCAGGACCGGGCTCGCGGAGATCGAGCTGCCCGATCTCCAGCCCGGTTCCTCGATCATGCCCGGCAAGGTCAACCCGGTCGTCCCGGAGGCCGTCCTCATGGTGGCCGCACAGGTCGTCGGGAACGACGTGACCATCGCCACCGCCGGCGCCTCCGGCACCTTCGAGCTCAATGTGATGATGCCGGTCATCGCCAAGAACGTGCTGGAGTCGATCCGGCTGCTGGCCAACGCCTCGCGGCTGCTCGCCGACCGGACCGTCGACGGGATCGTCGCCCACCGGGAACGCGCCCTCGAGTACGCCGAGTCCTCGCCCTCCGTCGTCACCCCGCTCAACAGGTACCTCGGCTACGAGGAGGCCGCGAAGGTCGCCAAGAAGGCACTCGCCGAGCGCAAGACCGTCCGGCAGGTCGTGCTGGAGTCCGGATATGTGGAGCGTGGCGATCTGACGGCGGCCCAGCTCGACGAGGCGCTCGATGTCCTACGGATGACACACCCGTGA
- a CDS encoding fumarate hydratase has translation MPDFAYTDLLPTGEDTTPYRLVTSEGVSTFEADGRTFLRVEPEALRKLAEEAIHDIQHYLRPAHLAQLRRIIDDPEASANDKFVALDLLKNANIAAAGVLPMCQDTGTAIVMGKRGQHVLTEGEDEKALSHGIYDAYTKLNLRYSQMAPLTMWEEKNTGSNLPAQIELYATDGGAYKFLFMAKGGGSANKSFLYQETKAVLNEASMMKFLEEKIRSLGTAACPPYHLAVVVGGTSAEFALKTAKYASAHYLDELPAEGSELGHGFRDKELEEKVFELTQKIGIGAQFGGKYFCHDVRVVRLPRHGASCPVAIAVSCSADRQAVAKITAEGVFLEQLETDPARFLPETTDEHLAQDGAHGEAADRQSVRIDLNQPMDEILAELTRYPVKTRLSLSGPLVVARDIAHAKIKERLDAGEEMPQYLKDHPVYYAGPAKTPEGYASGSFGPTTAGRMDSYVEQFQAAGGSKVMLAKGNRSKQVTDACASHGGFYLGSIGGPAARLAQDCIKKVEVVEYEELGMEAVWKIEVEDFPAFIVVDDKGNDFFQAPAEPPTFTSIPVRGPGLA, from the coding sequence ATGCCTGATTTCGCGTACACCGATCTGCTCCCCACGGGAGAGGACACCACCCCCTACCGGCTGGTGACCTCCGAGGGTGTCTCCACCTTCGAGGCCGATGGGCGTACGTTCCTCCGGGTCGAGCCGGAGGCGCTGCGCAAACTCGCCGAAGAGGCGATCCATGACATCCAGCACTATCTGCGCCCCGCCCATCTGGCCCAGCTGCGCCGCATCATCGACGACCCCGAGGCGTCGGCGAACGACAAGTTCGTGGCGCTGGACCTGCTGAAGAACGCGAACATCGCGGCGGCGGGCGTGCTCCCCATGTGCCAGGACACCGGCACGGCGATCGTCATGGGCAAGCGCGGACAGCACGTCCTCACCGAGGGGGAGGACGAGAAGGCGCTCTCCCACGGCATCTACGACGCCTACACCAAGCTGAACCTGCGGTACTCGCAGATGGCTCCGCTCACCATGTGGGAGGAGAAGAACACCGGCTCCAACCTCCCGGCGCAGATCGAGCTCTACGCCACGGACGGCGGCGCCTACAAGTTCCTGTTCATGGCGAAGGGCGGCGGCAGCGCCAACAAGTCCTTCCTCTACCAGGAGACCAAGGCCGTCCTGAACGAGGCCTCCATGATGAAGTTCCTGGAGGAGAAGATCCGTTCGCTGGGCACGGCCGCCTGCCCGCCGTACCACCTGGCCGTCGTCGTCGGCGGCACCAGCGCGGAGTTCGCGCTGAAGACCGCCAAGTACGCCTCCGCGCACTACCTCGACGAGCTGCCCGCCGAGGGCTCCGAGCTGGGCCACGGCTTCCGGGACAAGGAGCTGGAGGAGAAGGTCTTCGAGCTCACCCAGAAGATCGGCATCGGCGCCCAGTTCGGCGGCAAGTACTTCTGCCACGACGTCCGGGTGGTGCGCCTGCCCCGCCACGGCGCGTCCTGCCCGGTCGCCATCGCCGTCTCCTGCTCGGCCGACCGCCAGGCCGTCGCGAAGATCACCGCCGAGGGCGTGTTCCTGGAGCAGCTGGAGACCGACCCGGCGCGGTTCCTGCCGGAGACCACGGACGAGCACCTCGCGCAGGACGGCGCCCACGGCGAAGCCGCTGATCGGCAAAGTGTCCGGATCGACCTGAACCAGCCGATGGACGAGATCCTCGCGGAGCTGACCAGGTACCCGGTCAAGACGCGGCTCTCGCTGTCCGGTCCGCTGGTCGTGGCGCGCGACATCGCGCACGCCAAGATCAAGGAGCGGCTGGACGCGGGCGAGGAGATGCCGCAGTACCTCAAGGACCACCCGGTGTACTACGCGGGTCCCGCCAAGACCCCCGAAGGCTACGCCTCCGGTTCCTTCGGGCCGACCACGGCCGGCCGGATGGACTCCTATGTGGAGCAGTTCCAGGCGGCGGGCGGTTCCAAGGTGATGCTGGCCAAGGGCAACCGGAGCAAGCAGGTCACGGACGCGTGCGCGTCGCACGGCGGCTTCTACCTCGGCTCGATCGGCGGGCCCGCCGCCCGTCTCGCCCAGGACTGCATCAAGAAGGTCGAGGTCGTCGAGTACGAGGAGCTCGGGATGGAGGCCGTCTGGAAGATCGAGGTCGAGGACTTCCCGGCGTTCATCGTGGTGGACGACAAGGGCAACGACTTCTTCCAGGCGCCGGCCGAGCCGCCCACCTTCACCTCGATCCCGGTGCGGGGCCCCGGGCTGGCCTGA
- a CDS encoding DUF1707 SHOCT-like domain-containing protein — protein sequence MDLHKSPAPTDRQPVAPADLRCSDADRDRIADLLREALAEGRLTADEHAERVEGVLNAKTVGELDRFVRDLPAGHPRRGATAYTPTPNRPAPGAIPAEPDENVVAVFSSAVRKGRWRPGRRMHAYAVFGSVEIDLSEAIFEYQQIVIKAISVFGNVEIRVPENVSLRGTGGGVLGNFEVTPLDSGEREAPVVYVDGLAVLGNVEARPKRGKLVADILDRVSDKVDRALRKHLGR from the coding sequence GTGGACCTTCACAAGAGCCCCGCCCCGACGGACCGGCAGCCCGTGGCCCCCGCCGATCTGCGCTGCTCCGACGCCGACCGCGACCGCATCGCCGATCTGCTGCGCGAAGCCCTGGCCGAGGGCCGTCTCACGGCGGACGAGCACGCCGAGCGCGTCGAGGGGGTGCTGAACGCCAAGACGGTCGGCGAGCTCGACCGGTTCGTCCGCGATCTGCCCGCGGGCCACCCGCGCCGCGGCGCGACGGCGTACACCCCGACGCCCAACCGTCCGGCCCCCGGCGCGATACCGGCCGAGCCCGACGAGAACGTGGTGGCGGTCTTCAGCAGCGCCGTGCGCAAGGGGCGCTGGCGCCCGGGCCGCCGTATGCATGCCTACGCGGTCTTCGGCAGCGTGGAGATCGACCTGAGCGAGGCGATCTTCGAGTACCAGCAGATCGTGATCAAGGCGATCTCGGTCTTCGGCAATGTGGAGATCCGGGTCCCCGAGAATGTGTCGCTGCGCGGTACCGGCGGCGGCGTGCTCGGCAACTTCGAGGTGACCCCGCTGGATTCTGGCGAGCGGGAGGCGCCCGTCGTCTATGTGGACGGCCTGGCCGTCCTCGGGAACGTCGAGGCGCGACCCAAGCGGGGCAAGCTGGTCGCGGACATCCTCGACCGGGTGTCGGACAAGGTGGACCGGGCTTTGCGCAAACACCTGGGCCGTTGA
- a CDS encoding WhiB family transcriptional regulator → MLQPPHSSLQVADVPHQRMPVRDRDQDAPWHTEAVCRRDEAGLFFAPSKEPTAARLSREEAAKRVCGRCPVMVECREHALLQPEPYGVWGGLTAAERRVVLARRRRRDLELKKAARGTIAAAG, encoded by the coding sequence GTGCTGCAACCGCCGCATTCGTCCCTGCAGGTCGCTGACGTTCCGCACCAGCGGATGCCGGTGCGCGACAGAGATCAGGACGCCCCGTGGCACACGGAGGCGGTGTGCCGACGGGACGAGGCCGGCCTGTTCTTCGCCCCCTCCAAGGAACCCACCGCGGCCCGCCTCTCGCGCGAGGAGGCGGCCAAGCGGGTCTGCGGGCGCTGTCCGGTGATGGTCGAGTGCCGGGAGCACGCCCTGCTCCAGCCCGAGCCGTACGGCGTGTGGGGCGGTCTGACGGCCGCCGAGCGCCGTGTGGTGCTGGCCCGGCGCCGGCGCCGCGACCTGGAACTCAAGAAGGCCGCACGGGGGACGATAGCCGCGGCGGGCTGA
- the glpX gene encoding class II fructose-bisphosphatase, which yields MTENHHHLPSELEVPSEAPDRNLALELVRVTEAAAMAAGRWVGRGDKNGADGAAVRAMRTLVHTVSMNGIVVIGEGEKDEAPMLFNGERIGDGTGPECDIAVDPIDGTTLTAKGMPNAIAVLAAADRGTMFDPSAVFYMDKLVTGPEAADYVDIDAPVSVNIRRVAKAKSSTPEDVTVVILDRPRHDGLIKEVRETGARIKLISDGDVAGSILALREGTGIDLLLGIGGTPEGIISACAVKCLGGTIQGKLWPKDDEERQRALDAGHDLDRVLSTDDLVSGENVFFVATGITDGELLRGVRYRSETATTDSIVMRSKSGTVRRIDSVHRLSKLRAYSAIDFDRAK from the coding sequence ATGACCGAGAATCATCATCATCTGCCGTCCGAACTCGAGGTTCCCTCCGAGGCCCCCGACCGCAACCTCGCCCTGGAGCTCGTCCGGGTCACCGAGGCCGCCGCGATGGCCGCAGGCCGCTGGGTCGGCCGCGGGGACAAGAACGGCGCCGACGGCGCGGCGGTGCGCGCCATGCGCACGCTCGTCCACACCGTGTCGATGAACGGCATCGTCGTCATCGGCGAAGGCGAGAAGGACGAGGCGCCGATGCTCTTCAACGGAGAGCGCATCGGTGACGGAACCGGTCCGGAGTGCGACATCGCCGTGGACCCGATCGACGGCACCACGCTCACCGCCAAGGGCATGCCGAACGCGATCGCGGTGCTGGCCGCCGCCGACCGCGGCACGATGTTCGACCCGTCCGCCGTCTTCTACATGGACAAGCTGGTCACCGGGCCCGAGGCGGCCGACTACGTGGACATCGACGCCCCTGTCTCGGTGAACATCCGCCGGGTCGCCAAGGCCAAGAGCTCCACGCCCGAGGACGTCACCGTCGTCATCCTCGACCGGCCGCGCCACGACGGCCTGATCAAGGAGGTCCGGGAGACCGGTGCACGCATCAAGCTGATCTCGGACGGCGATGTCGCCGGCTCGATCCTGGCCCTGCGCGAGGGCACCGGCATCGATCTGCTGCTCGGCATCGGGGGCACGCCCGAGGGCATCATCTCCGCCTGCGCGGTGAAGTGCCTGGGCGGCACCATCCAGGGCAAGCTGTGGCCCAAGGACGACGAGGAGCGGCAGCGGGCCCTGGACGCGGGCCACGACCTCGACCGGGTGCTGTCCACGGACGACCTGGTCTCCGGCGAGAACGTCTTCTTCGTCGCGACCGGCATCACCGACGGCGAGCTGCTGCGCGGGGTGCGCTACCGCTCCGAGACCGCCACCACCGATTCGATCGTGATGCGCTCGAAGTCCGGCACCGTCCGCCGGATCGACTCCGTGCACCGGCTGAGCAAGCTGCGTGCCTACAGCGCGATCGACTTCGACCGGGCGAAATGA
- a CDS encoding DUF4245 domain-containing protein, whose product MAGTKGKQKTVRDMLLSLALIGLMAGVIYLFIPHDDHAPDLKRVDYRVELLTARRAASYPLAAPEGLPDTWKATSVRFQGDPFQTWHLGFQDPTGQYVAIEQSTQRASAFIDEASQGARETKATQTIDGRTWQRYTGGRYDALVLKDEGSTTVVAGTASFAQLTKMAEALKTE is encoded by the coding sequence GTGGCAGGTACGAAAGGCAAGCAGAAGACGGTCCGGGACATGCTTCTCTCCCTGGCCCTGATCGGGCTGATGGCGGGCGTCATCTACCTCTTCATCCCGCACGACGACCACGCCCCCGATCTCAAGCGGGTGGACTACCGCGTCGAACTGCTCACGGCCCGCCGTGCGGCAAGCTACCCGCTGGCGGCGCCCGAAGGGCTTCCCGACACCTGGAAGGCCACCTCGGTGCGCTTTCAGGGTGACCCCTTCCAGACCTGGCACCTCGGTTTCCAGGACCCCACGGGGCAGTACGTGGCGATCGAGCAGTCGACGCAGCGGGCGTCCGCCTTCATCGACGAGGCCAGCCAGGGCGCCCGGGAGACCAAGGCCACCCAGACCATCGACGGCCGGACCTGGCAGCGCTACACCGGCGGCCGCTACGACGCGCTGGTGCTCAAGGACGAGGGCTCCACGACCGTGGTGGCCGGCACGGCGTCCTTCGCCCAGCTGACGAAGATGGCGGAGGCCCTGAAGACGGAGTGA
- a CDS encoding exodeoxyribonuclease VII small subunit gives MSGSGTDEALGYEQARDELIEVVRRLEAGGTTLEESLALWERGEELARVCRTWLEGARKRLDAALAEESREEGAEEGAGS, from the coding sequence ATGAGTGGCAGCGGGACGGACGAGGCACTGGGGTACGAGCAGGCCCGGGACGAGCTGATCGAGGTCGTACGGCGGCTGGAGGCCGGGGGGACGACGCTGGAGGAGTCCCTGGCGCTGTGGGAGCGGGGCGAGGAGCTGGCCCGGGTGTGCCGGACCTGGCTGGAGGGCGCCCGGAAGCGGCTCGATGCCGCACTGGCCGAGGAGAGCCGGGAAGAGGGCGCCGAGGAGGGCGCCGGCTCCTGA
- the xseA gene encoding exodeoxyribonuclease VII large subunit, with product MAVNTSAQSPLPVGEVSRLIGGWIDRLGAVWVEGQITQLSRRPGAGVVFLTLRDPSYDISVGVTCYRQVFDAVADVVSEGARVIVHAKPEWYAPRGQLSLRAAEIRPVGVGELLARLEQLKKSLAAEGLFAPERKKPLPFLPQLIGLVCGRASAAERDVLENARHRWPAVRFEVRNVAVQGVHAVPQVTQAVKELDALDEVDVIIVARGGGSVEDLLPFSDEQLVRTVADCRTPVVSAIGHEPDNPLLDHVADLRASTPTDAAKKVVPDVGEELQRVQALRDRARRCVRALVEREERGLAHALARPSMEDPHRMVDERAEQIAALADRSRRTLRHLLDRAESELAHTHARVVALSPAATLRRGYAVLQKADGHVVRSPQEASEGEALRARVAEGEFTVRVEDRAGN from the coding sequence ATGGCAGTCAACACGTCCGCCCAGTCCCCGCTGCCCGTCGGTGAGGTGTCGCGGCTCATCGGCGGATGGATCGACCGGCTCGGGGCCGTCTGGGTCGAGGGGCAGATCACCCAGCTGTCGCGGCGACCGGGCGCCGGTGTCGTCTTTCTGACGTTGCGCGATCCGTCGTACGACATCTCCGTCGGCGTCACCTGCTACCGCCAGGTGTTCGACGCCGTCGCCGATGTGGTGAGCGAGGGCGCCCGGGTGATCGTCCACGCCAAGCCCGAGTGGTACGCCCCCCGGGGGCAGCTCTCCCTGCGGGCCGCCGAGATACGGCCGGTGGGCGTCGGGGAACTGCTGGCGCGGCTGGAACAGTTGAAGAAGTCCCTGGCCGCCGAGGGGCTGTTCGCACCCGAGCGCAAGAAACCGCTGCCCTTTCTGCCGCAGCTCATCGGGCTGGTGTGCGGCCGGGCCTCGGCGGCCGAGCGCGATGTCCTGGAGAACGCCCGGCACCGCTGGCCCGCCGTCCGCTTCGAGGTGCGCAATGTCGCCGTGCAGGGCGTCCATGCCGTGCCGCAGGTCACCCAGGCCGTGAAGGAGCTCGACGCGCTGGACGAGGTGGACGTGATCATCGTGGCGCGCGGCGGTGGCAGCGTGGAGGACCTGCTGCCGTTCTCCGACGAGCAGCTCGTACGGACGGTGGCGGACTGCCGGACGCCCGTGGTGTCGGCCATCGGGCACGAGCCGGACAATCCGCTGCTCGACCATGTGGCCGACCTGCGCGCCTCCACCCCGACCGACGCCGCCAAGAAGGTCGTGCCGGACGTGGGCGAGGAGCTCCAGCGGGTACAGGCGCTGCGGGACCGGGCGCGGCGCTGTGTGCGGGCGCTGGTGGAGCGCGAGGAACGGGGGCTCGCGCATGCGCTGGCGCGGCCCTCGATGGAGGACCCGCATCGCATGGTCGACGAGCGGGCCGAGCAGATCGCCGCGCTGGCGGACCGCAGCCGGCGGACGCTGAGACATCTGCTCGACCGGGCCGAATCGGAGCTCGCGCACACCCATGCGCGGGTGGTGGCCCTGTCCCCCGCCGCGACCCTGCGACGGGGCTATGCGGTGCTGCAGAAGGCCGACGGACATGTCGTCCGGTCGCCGCAGGAGGCGTCGGAGGGCGAGGCGCTGCGGGCGCGGGTCGCCGAGGGCGAGTTCACGGTACGGGTCGAGGATCGAGCGGGAAATTAG